A region from the bacterium genome encodes:
- a CDS encoding C1 family peptidase translates to MKKFLYILLLCLVPMGSILNAKSVTLSEVQQAIKAKGAKWTAGHTSVSDFTDEEKAKLCSNIPVIRSEVPTEHIYKGVVKGNLKASIDWRSYNGKNWMTPVKNQGNCGSCWAFCTVAGCEARWKISYNKPDTTIDLSEQTLVSCDNNNNGCSGGRTDYAANFVRVTGLPDEACFTYQQSSSSTEAPCSQRCSNWTSRVVKAYDWDLIDMTGNYTSVYKQKLAEGPMACAVTASKDFFYYLGGVYSPVLTDSGEKTTLYNHGVTLCGYDDSQGAWLIKNSWGTGWGSAGYGWISYGSEESVGPGYPTYLIMANNTAPNVYLSNKTATEATDNIWDPGEQVSVVLNLGNLGVSATGVVATIATANGNISINTNSASFGSIANGGSASNTSSPYRATASAGASTPQDISFSLHITASGGYVKDTSFVVPLGCKTGTQVTSFSPPSGTVYGLAFDGTNLWASLVYTNRIAKLNPTTGAQISYINTPNGDTCTDICWSKTDNTLWVHSKSGKKIYKVNPSNGAIITSFASPATYPTGLAFDGTYLWAVDMSGYRIYKVSTTGTVLSNFAIPLTPPTLNQYAARCLAYEPRAAGGGNLLLLMTYFAQTGVAPDSVVVWELTKTGGIVMNHRITVPPQNGRAIELNPYTDEYFVNSETPTTVYKVKGCFYGPMVGAEEGNMSKDIQTLVIAPNPSQSRVSVSFSLPKTAKITINIYDKSGGFVYTLADKELKAGKHNIKWDGRDINGKQVSAGTYFYRMNFEGCSSCTNTKKAIIIE, encoded by the coding sequence ATGAAAAAGTTCTTGTATATATTATTGTTGTGTTTAGTGCCGATGGGGTCTATTTTAAATGCTAAAAGTGTTACTTTATCGGAAGTGCAGCAGGCGATTAAGGCTAAAGGTGCAAAATGGACTGCCGGGCATACTTCTGTGTCTGACTTTACGGATGAAGAAAAAGCAAAACTATGTAGTAATATTCCGGTTATTCGTTCTGAGGTTCCCACGGAACATATATATAAAGGGGTTGTAAAGGGGAATCTAAAAGCCTCTATAGACTGGCGTAGTTATAACGGGAAGAACTGGATGACTCCCGTAAAAAACCAGGGGAATTGTGGTTCTTGCTGGGCTTTTTGCACTGTTGCGGGTTGTGAAGCACGCTGGAAAATCTCTTATAATAAACCTGATACTACCATAGATTTATCCGAACAAACGCTGGTTTCTTGCGACAACAATAATAACGGATGCAGCGGCGGCAGAACGGATTATGCTGCGAATTTTGTAAGAGTAACCGGGCTTCCGGATGAAGCTTGTTTCACGTACCAGCAATCCAGCAGTTCGACTGAAGCTCCATGCAGCCAGAGGTGTTCAAATTGGACGTCACGAGTAGTTAAAGCTTATGATTGGGATTTGATAGATATGACGGGAAATTATACTTCCGTATACAAACAGAAATTAGCAGAAGGTCCTATGGCTTGCGCGGTAACTGCAAGTAAAGACTTCTTCTATTATCTGGGTGGAGTTTACAGCCCTGTCCTTACGGATAGTGGAGAAAAAACGACGCTTTATAATCACGGGGTAACGTTGTGTGGATACGATGATTCTCAAGGCGCATGGCTTATAAAAAATTCTTGGGGAACAGGTTGGGGAAGTGCCGGATATGGTTGGATTTCTTATGGCTCGGAAGAAAGCGTGGGACCAGGATATCCTACCTATCTTATTATGGCAAACAATACTGCTCCTAATGTATACTTAAGCAATAAAACGGCAACGGAGGCTACTGATAATATATGGGACCCGGGAGAACAGGTTAGCGTAGTTTTAAATCTTGGAAATTTAGGCGTTAGCGCTACGGGTGTTGTGGCGACTATAGCTACTGCAAATGGTAACATCTCTATAAATACGAATTCTGCAAGTTTTGGTTCAATAGCTAATGGTGGGTCTGCGAGTAATACATCTTCTCCTTACAGAGCAACGGCAAGCGCCGGGGCTTCAACTCCGCAGGATATATCTTTTAGTTTGCATATTACTGCAAGTGGCGGGTACGTTAAAGATACTTCTTTTGTAGTGCCGTTGGGTTGTAAAACCGGGACTCAGGTAACATCATTTTCTCCGCCATCGGGAACCGTTTACGGGCTTGCATTTGATGGGACCAATTTATGGGCATCCCTTGTATATACAAATCGTATAGCCAAACTTAATCCTACGACCGGCGCGCAGATTAGTTATATAAACACGCCGAACGGTGATACCTGTACGGATATATGTTGGTCCAAAACGGATAACACTTTATGGGTTCACAGTAAGAGCGGCAAAAAGATTTACAAAGTGAATCCTTCAAACGGAGCAATTATTACTTCTTTTGCTTCTCCCGCAACATATCCTACGGGTTTAGCTTTTGACGGCACCTATTTATGGGCAGTCGATATGTCGGGATATAGGATATATAAGGTAAGCACAACCGGGACGGTGTTGTCTAATTTTGCCATTCCTTTAACCCCACCGACTTTGAACCAATATGCGGCTCGTTGTCTGGCTTACGAGCCTCGCGCTGCCGGCGGTGGGAACTTGCTTTTGCTTATGACTTACTTTGCGCAGACGGGAGTTGCGCCTGACTCAGTCGTGGTATGGGAATTGACAAAAACAGGCGGGATAGTTATGAATCATCGGATTACCGTTCCCCCACAAAACGGCAGGGCAATAGAACTTAATCCTTATACCGATGAATACTTTGTAAATAGTGAAACTCCTACGACCGTCTACAAAGTAAAGGGATGTTTTTATGGGCCTATGGTAGGAGCGGAAGAAGGCAATATGTCAAAGGACATACAAACTCTTGTCATTGCGCCTAACCCATCTCAATCTAGGGTATCCGTTAGTTTTAGTTTGCCAAAGACTGCAAAAATAACAATAAACATCTACGATAAATCCGGCGGGTTTGTTTACACTCTTGCAGATAAAGAACTTAAAGCGGGCAAACATAATATTAAGTGGGATGGCAGGGATATTAACGGTAAACAGGTTTCCGCGGGAACTTATTTCTATAGGATGAACTTTGAAGGGTGCTCATCCTGCACGAACACTAAGAAAGCCATTATAATAGAATAA
- a CDS encoding HU family DNA-binding protein — translation MKKADLVEKIAGGCEITKRKAEMAVTTFTNEIVNALIRGEKVTLVGFGTFSIKKRAARKARNPRTGATISVPAKKVPRFQPGTKLRSRVK, via the coding sequence ATGAAAAAGGCAGACCTTGTGGAAAAAATCGCCGGTGGGTGCGAAATCACAAAAAGAAAGGCGGAAATGGCAGTTACTACCTTTACAAATGAAATCGTTAATGCACTCATAAGGGGAGAAAAAGTTACACTCGTAGGATTCGGAACATTCTCAATTAAAAAGAGAGCCGCCAGAAAAGCCAGAAATCCAAGAACAGGCGCTACAATTAGTGTCCCTGCAAAAAAAGTTCCAAGATTCCAACCCGGTACAAAATTAAGAAGCAGAGTAAAATAA
- a CDS encoding ComF family protein yields the protein MGFLHNLLNFIFPPHCSICKKYLEPDEKVVCNECFNGIPVIVPPFCARCGKPTKSENVCNDCIKNPHQFTRLIALSEYSDITRDFVLLFKNRQKFSLGKRLASLMAVLIKQDEFIFSADVIIPVPIHMVVRRHRGFNQSEILATEISKITDIPMISDVLIQVKRTQPQKYYSIKDMDKEAREEKRILNVKGAFKVINSDTVKNKRILIVDDVCTTGATLDECSRELYKAGAEDVYAVVIAKA from the coding sequence ATGGGTTTTTTACACAATTTACTGAATTTCATTTTTCCTCCTCATTGCAGTATATGTAAAAAGTATCTTGAACCGGATGAGAAAGTAGTATGCAACGAATGTTTTAATGGTATTCCCGTTATTGTCCCTCCTTTTTGCGCGAGGTGTGGAAAACCGACAAAGAGCGAGAACGTATGTAATGACTGTATAAAAAATCCGCACCAGTTCACAAGATTAATCGCATTGAGTGAATACAGCGATATTACAAGAGATTTCGTATTGTTATTCAAAAACAGGCAAAAATTTTCTCTCGGGAAAAGACTTGCATCTCTTATGGCAGTTCTTATCAAACAGGATGAGTTTATTTTTTCTGCGGATGTTATTATCCCCGTTCCTATACATATGGTAGTAAGACGACACAGGGGATTCAATCAAAGTGAAATTTTGGCAACCGAAATCTCAAAAATAACGGATATTCCAATGATAAGTGATGTTTTGATTCAGGTGAAACGAACCCAACCGCAAAAATATTACTCCATTAAAGATATGGATAAAGAGGCAAGAGAAGAAAAAAGAATATTAAATGTTAAAGGAGCTTTTAAAGTAATAAATTCGGATACGGTAAAAAATAAAAGAATATTAATTGTTGATGATGTGTGTACAACGGGAGCGACTCTGGATGAATGTTCTCGCGAGTTATATAAAGCAGGCGCAGAAGATGTATATGCCGTAGTAATAGCAAAAGCTTAG
- the mnmA gene encoding tRNA 2-thiouridine(34) synthase MnmA has protein sequence MKKVACLMSGGVDSSVACAILKEQGFDVIGFTLKLWNDGSKCCDTKDIYDARRIADRLNIPHYLINMEKEFKENVIDYFVSEYTKGRTPNPCVICNQKIKLGKFMERICNSALPDGQSGIDFIATGHYAQVCHTNNRYILKKSKALLKDQSYFLAQLSQDSLAKVIFPLAGLKKMEVKQKAIELNLNLENKKESQEICFIPDNDHISFIGKYKQIIPGEITDKTGKVLGLHPGISKYTIGQRKGIKLSAKNPLYVIEINADKNRIIVGENDDLYIKDMLIDNLNWISVENPVLPMSVSVKIRYNQIPVEAELLASEKETDVIVKFDSPQRAVTPGQLAVFYKEDTVIGSGWIKKTKRI, from the coding sequence ATGAAAAAAGTTGCCTGTCTTATGAGTGGTGGAGTGGATTCATCCGTAGCCTGCGCAATACTGAAAGAACAGGGATTTGATGTAATCGGATTTACATTAAAACTTTGGAATGATGGTTCAAAATGCTGCGATACAAAAGATATTTATGATGCAAGAAGAATCGCAGACCGTTTGAATATTCCTCACTATCTTATAAATATGGAAAAAGAATTCAAAGAAAACGTAATAGATTATTTTGTTTCGGAATACACAAAAGGCAGAACTCCCAATCCTTGTGTAATTTGCAATCAAAAAATCAAGCTTGGGAAATTTATGGAAAGAATATGCAATTCGGCCCTTCCTGACGGACAGTCAGGTATAGACTTTATCGCTACCGGACACTATGCGCAGGTTTGCCATACAAATAATAGATATATCCTTAAAAAAAGCAAAGCTCTATTGAAAGACCAGTCGTATTTCCTTGCACAATTGTCACAGGATTCGTTGGCTAAAGTAATTTTTCCGCTCGCCGGGTTAAAAAAAATGGAAGTAAAACAAAAAGCAATTGAACTCAACTTAAATCTGGAGAACAAAAAAGAATCACAGGAAATATGTTTTATCCCCGACAATGACCATATAAGCTTTATTGGTAAATATAAACAAATTATCCCCGGCGAAATAACTGATAAAACAGGAAAAGTTCTTGGACTCCATCCCGGCATTTCTAAATACACTATAGGTCAACGAAAAGGGATAAAACTGTCGGCGAAAAACCCATTATATGTTATAGAAATCAATGCAGATAAAAATAGAATTATTGTCGGCGAAAATGACGATTTATACATAAAAGATATGCTTATAGATAACTTAAATTGGATAAGCGTTGAAAATCCGGTTTTACCGATGTCCGTGAGCGTTAAAATAAGATACAATCAAATACCCGTAGAGGCAGAATTATTAGCGTCAGAAAAAGAAACGGATGTTATTGTAAAATTTGATTCTCCTCAACGAGCAGTTACTCCCGGACAACTCGCAGTGTTTTATAAAGAAGATACCGTCATAGGAAGCGGATGGATAAAGAAAACCAAAAGAATCTAA
- the lgt gene encoding prolipoprotein diacylglyceryl transferase, translating to MHRVILNLGPISITSWGLSLALAFFIGIWLVDKRAQKYNISRPVIADLCFLIIIASVVGARGAYIIENFKYYAKDPIEIFKIWEGGMILYGGVLVAILCGVIFLKRKHVNVLNIMDIFAPIVAMGIGIGRLGCFFNGCCFGRPTNLPWGVVFPSDSPAGCAFESGTHIHPAQIYESLIGFCIFGFLLLLEKIVPSITKKSKGYLFWILLILYSIWRFFIDYIRYYESNAYVFAGFTHGQVVSIGMFLVSIIIIILVSSKKTSTR from the coding sequence ATGCATCGCGTAATCCTTAATCTGGGACCTATTTCAATAACTTCCTGGGGACTTTCACTTGCCCTTGCTTTTTTTATAGGTATCTGGCTTGTAGATAAAAGGGCACAGAAATACAATATCTCCCGTCCTGTAATTGCAGACCTTTGTTTCCTGATAATAATTGCCAGTGTTGTCGGGGCAAGGGGCGCATATATAATCGAAAATTTCAAATACTATGCCAAAGATCCTATAGAAATATTCAAAATATGGGAAGGTGGAATGATTCTTTACGGCGGTGTTTTAGTTGCCATTCTGTGCGGGGTTATTTTCCTTAAACGCAAGCACGTAAACGTTTTAAATATAATGGATATATTCGCCCCGATAGTCGCTATGGGAATTGGAATCGGCAGGTTAGGTTGTTTCTTTAACGGCTGTTGTTTCGGTAGACCTACAAACCTGCCATGGGGAGTCGTTTTCCCTTCGGATTCGCCGGCCGGTTGCGCATTCGAATCAGGGACACACATTCATCCGGCTCAAATATACGAAAGCTTAATCGGGTTTTGTATCTTTGGGTTCCTTTTATTACTTGAAAAAATAGTTCCCTCAATAACAAAGAAAAGCAAAGGATATCTATTCTGGATATTATTGATTTTATATTCTATCTGGAGATTTTTCATAGATTATATAAGATATTATGAATCGAATGCGTATGTATTTGCCGGATTTACTCACGGACAAGTTGTGTCTATAGGTATGTTTTTGGTAAGCATTATAATTATTATATTAGTCAGCAGTAAAAAAACTAGTACTCGTTAA